The nucleotide window GGTATGCGCCGTTATGGCAATGGTTTTAATAGGATCAGCTGGATGGTTAGCCCCCCAATTGAACAGCGCCACCCGCTCGGCGCACAGGCCCGATGGATAAGCTACATTCTCCTGGTTACTGCCGTGGATTACCTTGCCGCTCTGCAACTGTAAAGCCGCTCCCACCCTGAATTTCGAATAAGGCGAATGCGAGTTCTCCATCGCTTTTACCGCCTCTTGGCATATATTTTGGTCTGCCTTGCTCAACTCTGCTAAAGTACTATACTCCTCAAAGGCTATTTTTATCTCGTGATTTATCATTATTTCAACCCGTCCAAAAAGCGGGGGAAACAAGATAGAGAGTTATATTCGAAAATGCAAATGACTGCCTTAAAATGGTGCAGTCATAAGACCGACCATAGTGGAAATTATGGCCATCCTAAGACAGCCTGTCATCCTGAGTTTAGTCGAAGGATGGAGCGAGGTCTACCTAATGGTTCAACAGGCTCGCCATGACATCCAGCTTTCGTTTAACCCTTAAATTTCCAAAACTTACTTGTTCCAAAATCCTTGTTCTCCATCACCATTGTATCCCGAACAAAATATATCTTGAACTTCTGCGGGCCGTCAGAATAAAAAAATGTAATCGAATCCTTTTTTAAGGTGTACTTATAAGTTGAAAATTGATCAACATAATAAACAGAATCTTTTCGCATATCAAATGTCGCGTTTTCAGACTCACCTGCTGTCCAAATGCCAATCATTTTGTTGTGTAACGTAGAAACCCTTATATCGTTCGAAGAATCTTTTCCCCCGTCAACCTTTTCCTTCCCATCAAACTTTGAAACTGATACAGTATCGTTGGAGGAATGTTTATTTACAGGATTAGAGCAGCTAAAACAACAAATTATTAACAGCGATAGCCAAATACTTTTCATACAACTACAAGTTAGTTATTGTTATTCTTAGAATCGCCGATATTTTGTTTTACACCGCTACCGGCAGCACCTCATCCTCCTCAACAGCGATAGTTGGGTTAACGGTTTCGTCATCCTTTTCAACACGCAGGTTTTGAATGATATGCTGTTGGCGCACAGGCGTATTCTTACCCATAAAGTATTCCAGCAGGCCTTTAATGTTGGCGTCTTTCAGGATCACCGGGTCAAGGCGGATATCTTTACCGATGAACAGGCCAAACTCCTCTGGTGATATTTCACCTAAGCCTTTAAAGCGGGTGATCTCGGGTTTTACACCCAGGCGGTTGATGGCGTTTATGCGTTCCTCATCGCTATAGCAATAAACTGTTTCCTTTTTATTACGCACCCTGAACAGCGGGGTTTGCAGGATAAAAACGTGCCCGGCTTTCACCAGGTCGGGGAAAAACTGCAGGAAGAAGGTCATCAGCAAAAGGCGGATGTGCATACCGTCTACATCGGCATCGGTAGCAATTACTACGTTGTTGTAGCGCAGGTTTTCAATACCATCTTCAATATTCAGCGCGTGCTGCAGCAGGTTAAATTCTTCGTTCTCGTATACCACTTTTTTGGTCAGGCCAAAGCAGTTCAGTGGCTTACCTTTCAAACTAAATACCGCCTGCGTCATCACATCGCGCGATTTGGTGATCGATCCGCTGGCCGAGTCACCTTCCGTAATAAACAGCGTAGTGTCTTGGCGGCGCTCGTGCGTATCTTCAAAGTGCAGTTTGCAATCGCGCAGCTTACGGTTATGAAGCGATGCTTTTTTTGCACGCTCGTTAGCCAGTTTTTTAATACCGGCAATATCCTTACGCTCACGCTCCGACTGCAATATCCGGGCTTTCAGGGCATCGGCAGTAGCGGGGTTTTTGTGCAGGTAATTATCCAGTTCCTTCTTTACAAAGTCGCCGATGAAGGTACGCACCGATGGCCCTTCAGGACCAACGTTTTGCGATCCCAGCTTGGTTTTAGTTTGCGATTCGAAAACCGGCTCCTGTACTTTAATGGCAATAGCCGCCACTATAGATGCGCGGATATCCGAGGCATCGTAATCTTTATCATAAAACTCCCTAATCGTTTTCACCACTGCTTCACGGAATGCCGCCTGGTGGGTACCACCCTGGGTAGTGTTCTGACCATTCACGAATGAATAATACTCCTCGCCATATTGCTGCCCGTGGGTCATGGCTATCTCAATATCAGGGCCTTTCAGGTGAATAATGGGGTAGCGGATGTTTTCAACATTGGTGTTTTTAGTCAGCAGGTCATACAGGCCGCGTTCTGAAAAGAATTTTTGCCCGTTGAAGTTGATGGTCAACCCCGAGTTCAGGAACACGTAGTTCCATATCATGGTCTCTACAAACTCCGGTATAAAATGGTAGTTGCGGAAAATAGTATCGTCGGGGAAGAAGTTGATTGCCGTGCCGTTACGCTGCGTGGTCTCTTTCTCCGGTTCATCACGTACCAGTTCGCCTTTGGCAAATTCGGCCAGCTTAGTGCGACCATCGCGGTATGACTGTACGGTAAAAACGTTCGATAAAGCATTAACCGCTTTAGTACCCACACCATTCAAACCAACCGATTTCTGGAAGGCCTTACTATCGTACTTACCGCCGGTGTTTATTTTAGATACGCAATCGATCACCTTACCCAATGGTATGCCCCGGCCGTAATCGCGCACGGCAACCTTATGGTCGCTCATGGTAATATCAATGGTGCGGCCTGCCCCCATCACAAATTCATCAATAGAGTTATCTACAATCTCCTTCAGCAGCACGTAGATACCATCGTCGTAAGCCGAGCCGTCGCCCAGTTTACCAATGTACATACCCGGCCTAAGGCGTATGTGTTCCTTCCAGTCTAACGACCGTATACTATCATCCGAATATTCAACTTGTTCTGCCATCTGTATTTTGGAAAGTTTAACGCGCGTTTGCGTTTACGCAAAAATAATAATAGCAACGACTTTTAGGCGGGGAAGTATTCCACATATTAACAATGTGGCCATTGGAAATTACCGGGGCTTATTAAATTTAAACCCGATTGTAAACTGCAATGAACCGCTGTTTGCTTTATAACTTCCAAAGTCCGAGGTCACATGATAACCACTCAGGCTTTTAAGATACGTGGCATCTATAGTAAAACGACCAAACTCTAACCCCAGCCCCGCGGAGAGCCCAAGGTTTATTTTTTGATCGTACCGTGCTGCTCTTATTTGCCCTGTTACCTTTTTATAATAAACCGTATCCTTGTTTATGGTAGTTGGTGTAAGGCTATTATTTATACTAAGTTGTTTTACCGGGATATTGATCACCGGCCCGGCTTTCACGCTTATGTTATCTGTTATTTTATAAGCTATATGTACAGGTAAACTCACAAACCAAGCCTTACGCTCGTCGGTCACCTGGATGATCTTGCCTGAATCAACCTTACTGCCGTTAGCGTGGCTATAACCTCCACTTATTTTTTGCGGGTTCAAGGCTTGTAACTGCAAATTTATGCCCCATTTTTCATTAAAGTGGCACGTGCTGAATAAACCCAGGTAAGCATCAATAGGGAAACTACCATAGATGTTTGAATTTTGAGCCTTAGGTGTAAAACTGCCCGAAGTATTTACCCCGGCTAAAATACCCCAGTCTATGCGTGAAGAATGTACCGAGGACGAATCGTTGGAGTTGCTTATCTTCTTTCGTTTGTCCTTTTTGTTGTCTTTACTTGTAACAACAGGTTGCCTGCGGCGGCCGTTTGATTTGGCAGGATTATTTTTTGCCAAACTATCATTCAAGCTGGTGTTATTACCCGATGATACAGCAGACTTGTTATCCCCTTTTTTCACATCAGCATTGTTTAACCCAGATTGCACGTTTGTGTTGTTGGCGCCTGTCTGTACAGCCTGTTTATCAGTAGTACTGGTTTGTTGGTGCTGTGTATTATCTCCAATTAAACCAGCAGGTAAAATATTTCTTAAAGAATCTATTTTAACCGGCGAGTTACTACCACCGGGCTGACCATTGCCGGCATTTTCTTTGCCAGGCTTATTGTTTCCTTTGGCAGCGGTATTAGCCGCAATAAATGGCGCCCCGTGTTGTGTCAATCGGTTCACCCCACCCTTATACTTACCAGATATTGGCGACTGATTG belongs to Mucilaginibacter boryungensis and includes:
- a CDS encoding cytidine deaminase; protein product: MINHEIKIAFEEYSTLAELSKADQNICQEAVKAMENSHSPYSKFRVGAALQLQSGKVIHGSNQENVAYPSGLCAERVALFNWGANHPADPIKTIAITAHTNDFEIIKPVTPCGSCLQVMAEYEKKQDEHLRIILYCIDGPVWVTTGVASFLPFMFFEDRLIAQ
- a CDS encoding outer membrane beta-barrel protein, producing MKDLLKYSKLWQKKRDELNITADPDKDWLDMQQVLDKHLPQTHSATGGSGASHLAKFFKAGPIAGLSAVAIVATYLVVQLAGPKINKQQKPDILAGKHDTMIVSNTNPHSNITADSAIISKNQTALTDSVANNVVTNNKKTKPAGTLANVNNTANQPAGTLTANKAGHQPNGAAVLNSTQVLNSNKLLTHSNNNQSPISGKYKGGVNRLTQHGAPFIAANTAAKGNNKPGKENAGNGQPGGSNSPVKIDSLRNILPAGLIGDNTQHQQTSTTDKQAVQTGANNTNVQSGLNNADVKKGDNKSAVSSGNNTSLNDSLAKNNPAKSNGRRRQPVVTSKDNKKDKRKKISNSNDSSSVHSSRIDWGILAGVNTSGSFTPKAQNSNIYGSFPIDAYLGLFSTCHFNEKWGINLQLQALNPQKISGGYSHANGSKVDSGKIIQVTDERKAWFVSLPVHIAYKITDNISVKAGPVINIPVKQLSINNSLTPTTINKDTVYYKKVTGQIRAARYDQKINLGLSAGLGLEFGRFTIDATYLKSLSGYHVTSDFGSYKANSGSLQFTIGFKFNKPR
- a CDS encoding DNA topoisomerase IV subunit B, which codes for MAEQVEYSDDSIRSLDWKEHIRLRPGMYIGKLGDGSAYDDGIYVLLKEIVDNSIDEFVMGAGRTIDITMSDHKVAVRDYGRGIPLGKVIDCVSKINTGGKYDSKAFQKSVGLNGVGTKAVNALSNVFTVQSYRDGRTKLAEFAKGELVRDEPEKETTQRNGTAINFFPDDTIFRNYHFIPEFVETMIWNYVFLNSGLTINFNGQKFFSERGLYDLLTKNTNVENIRYPIIHLKGPDIEIAMTHGQQYGEEYYSFVNGQNTTQGGTHQAAFREAVVKTIREFYDKDYDASDIRASIVAAIAIKVQEPVFESQTKTKLGSQNVGPEGPSVRTFIGDFVKKELDNYLHKNPATADALKARILQSERERKDIAGIKKLANERAKKASLHNRKLRDCKLHFEDTHERRQDTTLFITEGDSASGSITKSRDVMTQAVFSLKGKPLNCFGLTKKVVYENEEFNLLQHALNIEDGIENLRYNNVVIATDADVDGMHIRLLLMTFFLQFFPDLVKAGHVFILQTPLFRVRNKKETVYCYSDEERINAINRLGVKPEITRFKGLGEISPEEFGLFIGKDIRLDPVILKDANIKGLLEYFMGKNTPVRQQHIIQNLRVEKDDETVNPTIAVEEDEVLPVAV